One Microcebus murinus isolate Inina chromosome 7, M.murinus_Inina_mat1.0, whole genome shotgun sequence genomic region harbors:
- the C7H8orf33 gene encoding UPF0488 protein C8orf33 homolog isoform X2: MAALGHPAREAPPAPGPGQPTCSDAACRAHPVGGDTSLKKQKNKKKTRNRASVANGGEKSSENLAPEEAPLSAEAQAKQLAQELAWCVEQLELGLKTQKPTPKQKEQAIGAIRTLRSKRTPLPRKRQLMRSMFGDYRAQMEAEWHEALRALRAAAHSAQVQPVDETTRKKSRRVCRPRPVGRAKATVDTPDEEFRFNFF; this comes from the exons ATGGCG GCTCTAGGACATCCTGCTCGGGAGGCACCGCCGGCCCCAGGCCCAG GGCAACCCACGTGCAGTGACGCCGCCTGCAGAGCGCACCCCGTAGGCGGTGACACATCCTTGAAGAAgcaaaagaataagaagaaaacccGGAACAGGGCCTCTGTGGCGAATGGAGGCGAGAAGTCCTCAGAAAACCTCGCCCCAGAGGAAGCCCCCTTGAGCGCTGAGGCCCAG GCAAAACAGCTGGCCCAGGAATTGGCCTGGTGCGTGGAGCAGCTAGAGCTGGGGCTCAAGACGCAGAAACCCACCCCGAAACAGA AAGAGCAGGCTATAGGAGCGATCCGAACTCTTCGCAGCAAAAGAACCCCCCTGCCCCGGAAGAGGCAGCTGATGCGCTCCATGTTTGGGGACTACAGGGCTCAGATGGAAGCTGAGTGGCATGAGGCTCTGCGGGCTCTCAGGGCTG CTGCCCATTCAGCCCAGGTACAGCCTGTAGATGAGACCACCAGAAAGAAGAGCCGAAGGGTCTGCAGGCCTCGCCCTGTAGGGAGAGCCAAGGCCACTGTGGACACTCCTGATGAAGAGTTTAGGTTCAATTTCTTTTAG
- the C7H8orf33 gene encoding UPF0488 protein C8orf33 homolog isoform X1 — protein sequence MAALGHPAREAPPAPGPGTIRAPRRRRVPGPVPGSRNPPTVCLCSGQPTCSDAACRAHPVGGDTSLKKQKNKKKTRNRASVANGGEKSSENLAPEEAPLSAEAQAKQLAQELAWCVEQLELGLKTQKPTPKQKEQAIGAIRTLRSKRTPLPRKRQLMRSMFGDYRAQMEAEWHEALRALRAAAHSAQVQPVDETTRKKSRRVCRPRPVGRAKATVDTPDEEFRFNFF from the exons ATGGCG GCTCTAGGACATCCTGCTCGGGAGGCACCGCCGGCCCCAGGCCCAGGTACCATCCGCGCGCCCCGCAGACGCCGGGTCCCTGGCCCGGTTCCTGGCTCCCGGAATCCTCCCACTGTCTGTCTCTGCTCAGGGCAACCCACGTGCAGTGACGCCGCCTGCAGAGCGCACCCCGTAGGCGGTGACACATCCTTGAAGAAgcaaaagaataagaagaaaacccGGAACAGGGCCTCTGTGGCGAATGGAGGCGAGAAGTCCTCAGAAAACCTCGCCCCAGAGGAAGCCCCCTTGAGCGCTGAGGCCCAG GCAAAACAGCTGGCCCAGGAATTGGCCTGGTGCGTGGAGCAGCTAGAGCTGGGGCTCAAGACGCAGAAACCCACCCCGAAACAGA AAGAGCAGGCTATAGGAGCGATCCGAACTCTTCGCAGCAAAAGAACCCCCCTGCCCCGGAAGAGGCAGCTGATGCGCTCCATGTTTGGGGACTACAGGGCTCAGATGGAAGCTGAGTGGCATGAGGCTCTGCGGGCTCTCAGGGCTG CTGCCCATTCAGCCCAGGTACAGCCTGTAGATGAGACCACCAGAAAGAAGAGCCGAAGGGTCTGCAGGCCTCGCCCTGTAGGGAGAGCCAAGGCCACTGTGGACACTCCTGATGAAGAGTTTAGGTTCAATTTCTTTTAG